One part of the Alistipes onderdonkii genome encodes these proteins:
- a CDS encoding DUF362 domain-containing protein, with protein sequence MAYKITDSCVACGTCIGECPTEAISAGDIYVIDPDKCIDCGTCAGVCPSEAIIEG encoded by the coding sequence ATGGCTTACAAAATCACTGATTCCTGCGTTGCCTGCGGCACCTGCATCGGCGAGTGCCCGACCGAAGCGATCTCGGCCGGCGATATCTATGTCATCGATCCCGATAAGTGCATCGACTGCGGTACCTGCGCCGGCGTTTGCCCGAGCGAGGCTATCATCGAAGGATAA
- the serS gene encoding serine--tRNA ligase encodes MLTIKQIRDDKQAAIRKLAKKGVDAAPVIARIETLDDRRKAIQTELDNTLAAQNKAAKEIGALMGQGRRDEAEERKRFVADLKEKSNRLQAESHDVQEELQAAIVSLPNFPADIVPEGKTAEDNLVVKLVESYTQLPENPLPHWELARKYDIIDFDLGVKLTGAGFPVYKGKGARLQRALINYFLDCNTRAGYLEVEPPIMVNEASGFGTGQLPDKEGQMYHATADNFYMIPTAEVPVTNIYRDVILDEKDFPVKMTAYTPCFRREAGSYGKDVRGLNRLHQFDKVEIVQLSLPEASYEALDGMVAHVESIVRSLGLPYRILRLCGGDMSFTSALTYDFEVYSEAQKRWLEVSSVSNFESFQANRLKLRYKDADKKTQLAHTLNGSSLALPRIVAALLENFQTPDGIRIPEALIPYTGFDIIK; translated from the coding sequence ATGCTTACGATAAAGCAAATCCGCGATGACAAGCAGGCCGCGATCCGCAAGCTCGCCAAGAAGGGAGTGGACGCCGCACCGGTCATCGCCAGGATCGAAACGCTGGACGACCGCCGCAAGGCCATCCAGACCGAACTGGACAATACGCTGGCAGCGCAGAACAAAGCCGCCAAGGAGATCGGGGCGCTGATGGGACAGGGCCGCCGCGACGAAGCCGAGGAGCGCAAGCGCTTCGTCGCCGACCTCAAGGAAAAATCCAACCGCCTGCAGGCCGAATCGCACGACGTGCAGGAGGAGTTGCAGGCAGCGATCGTCTCGCTGCCCAATTTCCCGGCCGACATCGTGCCCGAAGGCAAGACCGCCGAGGATAACCTCGTCGTGAAGCTGGTCGAAAGCTATACCCAACTGCCCGAAAACCCGCTGCCCCATTGGGAACTGGCACGCAAATACGACATCATCGACTTCGACCTGGGCGTGAAACTCACGGGCGCCGGATTCCCCGTCTACAAAGGCAAGGGAGCCCGTCTGCAGCGTGCGCTGATCAACTATTTCCTCGACTGCAACACCCGGGCCGGCTACCTCGAAGTGGAACCGCCGATCATGGTCAACGAAGCCTCGGGCTTCGGCACGGGCCAGCTGCCCGACAAGGAAGGGCAGATGTACCACGCCACGGCCGACAATTTCTACATGATCCCGACGGCCGAAGTACCCGTGACGAATATCTACCGCGACGTGATCCTCGACGAAAAGGATTTCCCGGTAAAGATGACCGCATACACCCCCTGCTTCCGCCGCGAAGCCGGTTCGTACGGCAAGGACGTGCGCGGGCTGAACCGCCTGCACCAGTTCGACAAGGTCGAGATCGTGCAGCTGAGCCTGCCCGAAGCGTCGTACGAAGCGCTGGACGGCATGGTGGCGCACGTGGAGTCGATCGTCAGGTCGCTGGGGCTGCCCTACCGCATCCTGCGCCTGTGCGGCGGCGACATGTCGTTCACCTCGGCGCTGACCTACGATTTCGAGGTCTATTCCGAGGCGCAGAAACGCTGGCTGGAGGTATCCTCCGTGTCGAACTTCGAGTCGTTCCAGGCCAACCGCCTGAAACTCCGCTACAAGGATGCCGACAAGAAGACGCAGCTGGCGCATACGCTCAACGGCTCGTCGCTGGCATTGCCGCGTATCGTGGCCGCTCTGCTGGAGAATTTCCAGACCCCCGACGGCATCCGCATCCCCGAGGCGCTGATTCCCTATACGGGTTTTGATATTATCAAATAA
- a CDS encoding S8 family peptidase, producing MKHIFKSLLLAAAVLALAACAKEETGSHGGEDTAGPVIVNASSAAIDGEIILKFKNEASGIVEKTRAAGAVPAGSGIDEIDRVLTSVGTVRFERLFPAGGRFEERTRKEGLHLWYYAQYDPSVPTSEMARMLSACKDIAIIEYSLPAVASDYMHTPAPTGDPSPTRAVSDEVRDIPFPFNEDERAQLMQWHYNNTGNVYAQQTRMGADANVYAAWQLATGNPDVIVAVIDQGVKYDHEDLAANMWVNTGEIPGNGIDDDGNGYVDDIYGFNFTNNSGELNFSQELMHGTHVAGTIAAVNNNGIGVNGIAGGSGRNDGVKIMSCEILGKSESGSSGAGLSGQIRAFKYAADNGAVICQNSWGYTAGTISETDWKNGTYSALTRAIQYFNKYAGLDENGNQTGPMAGGIVVFAAGNDASNENCYPAADANVVSVGALSYLGTPSYYTNYGKWVSMSAPGGDLMLSNAYGGVYSTSVAADGGSAYEGIQGTSMACPHVSGACALAISYYYGAEKRKGLTGEMLRQALLSSTQPVDRFCTGNYAGYEGMMGIGRLDAYKLLLTIAKMDGIPAQKVAAGATVSLDLRDYFLSANILGYTVSDPGVIGVSLQGGVMQIKGLRKGEATVIVSDGAAIRKPVEVTVE from the coding sequence ATGAAACATATATTTAAATCGCTACTCCTGGCCGCAGCCGTACTCGCATTGGCAGCGTGCGCCAAGGAAGAAACGGGGAGCCACGGCGGTGAGGACACCGCAGGGCCCGTCATCGTAAACGCCTCCTCGGCGGCCATCGACGGCGAGATCATCCTCAAATTCAAGAACGAAGCATCGGGCATCGTAGAAAAGACCCGTGCCGCGGGCGCCGTACCGGCAGGCAGCGGCATCGACGAGATCGACCGGGTGCTCACATCGGTCGGCACCGTCAGGTTCGAACGACTTTTCCCGGCGGGTGGACGCTTCGAGGAACGCACCCGCAAGGAAGGGTTGCATCTGTGGTATTATGCACAATACGACCCGTCCGTCCCAACGTCCGAGATGGCCAGAATGCTTTCGGCCTGCAAGGACATCGCCATCATCGAGTACTCGCTGCCGGCCGTAGCGTCGGATTACATGCACACCCCCGCCCCGACCGGGGATCCGAGCCCGACGCGTGCCGTCAGCGACGAGGTGCGCGACATACCGTTCCCCTTCAACGAGGACGAGCGGGCACAGCTCATGCAGTGGCACTACAACAACACGGGCAACGTCTACGCGCAGCAGACCCGTATGGGTGCCGATGCCAACGTCTACGCCGCATGGCAGCTCGCGACGGGCAATCCCGACGTGATCGTCGCCGTGATCGACCAGGGCGTGAAATACGACCACGAAGACCTGGCCGCTAACATGTGGGTCAACACGGGCGAAATCCCGGGCAACGGCATCGACGACGACGGCAACGGCTACGTCGACGACATCTACGGGTTCAACTTCACCAACAATTCGGGCGAGCTGAACTTCTCGCAGGAACTCATGCACGGCACCCACGTGGCCGGTACGATCGCCGCGGTCAACAACAACGGCATCGGTGTCAACGGCATCGCGGGCGGCTCGGGCCGGAACGACGGCGTGAAGATCATGTCATGCGAGATACTCGGCAAATCGGAATCGGGCTCCTCGGGCGCAGGTCTCTCGGGGCAGATCCGCGCATTCAAATACGCGGCCGACAACGGCGCCGTGATCTGCCAGAACAGTTGGGGATACACCGCAGGGACAATCTCCGAAACCGACTGGAAGAACGGCACCTATTCGGCGCTGACCCGCGCCATCCAATATTTCAACAAATATGCGGGGCTGGATGAAAACGGCAACCAAACGGGCCCGATGGCCGGCGGCATCGTCGTTTTCGCTGCGGGCAACGACGCCTCGAACGAAAACTGCTACCCCGCCGCCGATGCCAATGTAGTGAGCGTGGGAGCCCTGAGTTACCTCGGCACCCCCTCCTACTATACCAACTACGGCAAATGGGTTTCAATGTCGGCACCGGGCGGCGACCTCATGCTCAGCAACGCCTACGGCGGTGTTTACAGCACGAGCGTCGCTGCGGACGGCGGCTCCGCTTATGAAGGCATCCAAGGCACGTCGATGGCCTGCCCGCACGTATCGGGAGCCTGCGCCCTGGCTATCAGCTACTATTACGGAGCCGAAAAGCGCAAAGGGTTGACGGGCGAGATGCTCCGCCAGGCATTGCTGAGCAGCACGCAACCCGTAGACCGCTTCTGCACAGGCAACTACGCCGGATACGAAGGCATGATGGGCATCGGGCGCCTCGACGCCTACAAACTGCTGCTGACCATCGCCAAAATGGACGGCATCCCGGCACAGAAAGTAGCGGCCGGTGCCACGGTGAGCCTCGACCTGCGCGACTATTTCCTCTCCGCCAACATCCTGGGCTACACCGTCTCCGACCCCGGCGTGATCGGAGTCTCGCTCCAAGGCGGCGTGATGCAGATCAAGGGGCTCCGGAAAGGAGAGGCTACGGTCATCGTTTCGGACGGCGCCGCTATCCGTAAGCCGGTCGAAGTGACCGTCGAATGA
- a CDS encoding sugar O-acetyltransferase, whose translation MDDLEKMKTGMWLYARKPQIREALQRCEELVFRFNSLPPSREEERNAIIRQLFGRTGGTFCIHSPFHCDFGSQISIGDDFTGNFNLTILDEAPVTIGNHVFIGPNVGIYTVTHALLPDQRNAGVMRSLPITIGDNVWIGGNCVVMQGVTIGDGTVIGAGSVVTRDIPAGVIAFGNPCRVIRPVTEDDRITEVV comes from the coding sequence ATGGACGACCTTGAAAAGATGAAAACCGGCATGTGGCTCTACGCCCGCAAGCCGCAGATCAGGGAGGCACTGCAACGCTGCGAAGAACTAGTCTTCCGGTTCAACAGCCTGCCCCCGAGCCGCGAGGAGGAACGCAATGCGATCATCCGGCAGTTGTTCGGCCGCACGGGCGGCACATTCTGCATCCACAGCCCGTTCCACTGCGATTTCGGGTCGCAGATTTCAATCGGGGACGACTTTACGGGGAATTTCAACCTCACGATCCTCGACGAAGCGCCCGTGACCATCGGCAACCACGTATTCATCGGCCCCAACGTGGGCATCTACACCGTGACGCACGCCCTGCTGCCCGACCAGCGCAACGCGGGCGTCATGCGCTCGCTTCCTATCACCATCGGCGACAACGTCTGGATCGGCGGCAACTGCGTGGTCATGCAGGGCGTGACGATAGGCGACGGCACGGTCATCGGCGCCGGCAGCGTCGTAACGCGCGACATCCCGGCCGGGGTCATCGCCTTCGGCAACCCGTGCCGGGTCATCCGGCCCGTCACCGAGGACGACCGGATCACGGAGGTCGTTTAA
- a CDS encoding SusC/RagA family TonB-linked outer membrane protein, with protein sequence MNKIAAILWCMVSLVCMASASAQNATVSGMVTGANGEPVIGANVVVEGTTQGASTDITGHYTLSNVPSDATLLISYIGYKPAKVQVAGRTQVDIAMQEDAAQIEGVMVVAYGTAKKESFTGSAAVVKGDELQKRVVGNISKSFEGTVAGVQVASGGGQPGEGASVIVRGIGSINAVSTPLYVVDGVPYDGSLSSLNPNDIESMTVLKDASAGALYGSRGANGVIVITTKKGKNDRVRISYKGNVGIASRALNRYDLVNMKDYVEMSYEALRNSAQYGTGMDFEGASRYAANNLGQQIGGLKNPEYYNPYKNYTWETLIDQTTGRIRPDAKAAWNENWMDEISDESAIRTEHIISVNGGSERSNYLVSLGYYKEDGILQNTDFNRYTGRVNVDTQAKHWFKIGMNANFAHSESDYLSFTDTSTSNVWYTAQFMAPVYPVYLKDMAGSNVLDASGNRQYEYGSEDDNGFANRPSAQGFNSKAELYNNKSYNTRNSLSARTYATFGTTREDAKLYGLKFSLNMGTDFNDYQGTVVYNKYHGNAATQGGMIGKTNTRTISYTFNQLLTYDRTFGDHSVNALLGHEYYRYKYNYAKGEKTGIVDGIDELDPAVTTTQNSSYSHNMAIESYFSRLNYGYKDRYYIDASWRTDGSSRFYKSDRWGHFWSVGASWRISEEQFMEGARSWLDNLTLKVSYGVQGNDNLGTYYAWQGNYDYTWANASEAGAMRKTLENKSVTWEKNANLNTGIEATMFNGRLALSVEYYTRKTTDMLLEYPMALSTGFKNYNANAGSMRNQGLEATIRGTVLDKPNFRWDATVMGSFNRNKVLGLTGGQDVITSGLRVIEVGKPIYTFYLPKTAGVDPATGKQLYYAYWTQSVDDNGKLTNVRCDEYITDNVSMASLSKYYHGSREPKLFGSIGSNFTIFKNIDFSFLTTYSIGGYVYDGLYSGTMNVQYAGNNWHKNAKRRWQKPGDRTDVPMLEVGGSYATSDNSLISASYFAIKNITIGYTLPKRWLGKLDIESLRIYATFDNIAMFNHMDGMDPQYNFTGNVAYSYAPSRVIAFGLDLNF encoded by the coding sequence ATGAACAAGATAGCAGCAATTCTCTGGTGCATGGTGTCGCTTGTGTGCATGGCGTCGGCCTCGGCGCAGAATGCCACCGTCAGCGGCATGGTAACCGGAGCCAACGGCGAACCCGTCATCGGGGCCAATGTCGTCGTGGAGGGCACTACGCAGGGCGCCAGCACGGACATCACGGGACACTACACGCTTTCCAACGTCCCGTCCGACGCCACGCTCCTGATCTCCTACATCGGCTACAAACCGGCCAAGGTACAGGTCGCAGGCCGCACCCAGGTCGACATCGCAATGCAGGAAGACGCCGCCCAGATCGAAGGCGTCATGGTCGTAGCCTACGGCACGGCCAAGAAGGAGTCGTTCACCGGCTCGGCGGCCGTAGTCAAGGGCGACGAGTTGCAGAAGCGCGTGGTGGGCAACATCAGCAAATCGTTCGAAGGTACCGTAGCCGGCGTCCAGGTGGCCTCGGGCGGCGGCCAGCCGGGCGAAGGCGCCTCGGTCATCGTACGCGGCATCGGGTCGATCAATGCCGTATCCACGCCGCTCTACGTCGTGGACGGCGTGCCTTACGACGGCTCGCTGAGCTCGCTCAACCCGAACGACATCGAGTCGATGACCGTCCTCAAGGACGCATCGGCCGGTGCGCTCTACGGATCGCGCGGTGCCAACGGCGTGATCGTCATCACGACCAAGAAGGGCAAAAACGACCGGGTACGCATATCGTACAAGGGTAACGTCGGCATCGCCTCGCGCGCACTGAACCGTTACGACCTGGTGAACATGAAGGATTACGTCGAAATGAGCTACGAAGCGCTGCGCAACAGCGCCCAGTACGGTACGGGCATGGATTTCGAAGGTGCCAGCCGCTATGCGGCGAACAACCTCGGCCAGCAGATCGGCGGGCTGAAAAACCCCGAGTATTACAACCCCTACAAAAACTACACGTGGGAAACGCTGATCGACCAGACGACGGGCAGGATCCGCCCGGACGCCAAGGCCGCGTGGAATGAGAACTGGATGGACGAGATCAGCGACGAATCGGCCATACGCACCGAGCACATCATCTCGGTGAACGGCGGGTCGGAGCGTTCGAACTACCTCGTATCGCTGGGCTATTACAAGGAGGACGGTATTCTCCAGAATACCGACTTCAACCGTTACACGGGACGCGTGAACGTCGATACGCAGGCCAAGCACTGGTTCAAGATCGGGATGAACGCCAACTTCGCACACAGCGAATCGGACTACCTGAGCTTCACTGACACAAGCACCTCGAACGTCTGGTACACGGCGCAGTTCATGGCGCCCGTCTATCCCGTCTACCTGAAGGACATGGCCGGCAGCAACGTGCTGGACGCGTCCGGCAACCGCCAGTACGAATACGGTTCGGAGGACGACAACGGCTTTGCCAACCGCCCCTCGGCACAGGGTTTCAACTCGAAGGCCGAGCTCTACAACAACAAGTCCTACAACACGCGAAACTCCCTTTCGGCCCGTACCTATGCCACATTCGGCACGACCAGGGAGGACGCCAAACTCTACGGACTGAAGTTCTCGCTCAACATGGGTACCGACTTCAACGACTACCAGGGTACGGTCGTATACAACAAATACCACGGCAACGCAGCGACGCAGGGAGGTATGATCGGCAAGACCAATACCCGCACGATCAGCTACACGTTCAACCAACTGCTCACTTACGACCGCACGTTCGGAGACCACTCGGTCAACGCCCTGCTGGGCCACGAATACTACCGTTACAAATACAACTACGCCAAAGGCGAGAAGACGGGCATCGTGGACGGCATCGACGAGCTCGACCCTGCGGTGACGACGACCCAGAACAGCAGCTATTCGCACAACATGGCCATCGAGTCCTATTTTTCGCGCCTCAACTACGGTTACAAAGACCGCTACTACATCGACGCCAGCTGGCGTACCGACGGCTCGTCGCGTTTCTACAAGAGCGACCGCTGGGGACATTTCTGGTCGGTCGGCGCATCGTGGCGCATCTCCGAAGAGCAGTTCATGGAGGGTGCCCGCTCGTGGCTGGACAACCTGACGCTGAAAGTATCGTACGGCGTGCAGGGCAACGACAATCTGGGAACCTACTACGCCTGGCAGGGAAACTACGACTACACCTGGGCCAACGCCTCGGAAGCCGGCGCCATGCGCAAGACCCTGGAGAACAAGTCCGTCACCTGGGAGAAGAACGCCAACCTGAACACGGGCATCGAAGCCACGATGTTCAACGGCCGCCTCGCCCTTTCGGTCGAATACTACACCCGCAAGACGACCGACATGCTGCTCGAGTACCCGATGGCACTCTCCACCGGGTTCAAGAACTACAACGCCAATGCGGGTTCGATGCGCAACCAGGGCCTCGAAGCCACGATCCGCGGGACGGTGCTCGACAAGCCCAATTTCCGCTGGGACGCAACGGTCATGGGCTCCTTCAACCGCAACAAGGTGCTGGGGCTGACCGGCGGCCAGGACGTCATCACCTCGGGGCTCCGCGTGATCGAGGTCGGCAAGCCGATCTACACGTTCTACCTTCCGAAGACGGCGGGCGTAGACCCCGCAACGGGCAAGCAGCTCTACTACGCCTACTGGACGCAGTCGGTCGACGACAACGGCAAGCTGACGAACGTACGCTGCGACGAATACATCACCGACAACGTCTCGATGGCTTCGCTGAGCAAGTATTACCACGGCAGCCGCGAGCCGAAGCTCTTCGGCAGCATCGGTTCCAACTTCACGATCTTCAAGAACATCGACTTTTCGTTCCTGACGACCTATTCGATCGGCGGATATGTCTACGACGGGCTTTACAGCGGGACGATGAACGTGCAGTACGCCGGTAACAACTGGCATAAGAACGCCAAACGCCGCTGGCAGAAACCTGGCGACCGGACAGACGTGCCGATGCTCGAGGTCGGCGGCAGCTACGCCACCTCGGACAACTCGCTCATCAGCGCCTCGTACTTCGCCATTAAGAACATCACAATCGGCTACACGCTGCCCAAGCGCTGGCTGGGCAAACTGGACATCGAGTCGCTGCGCATCTACGCCACATTCGACAACATCGCCATGTTCAACCACATGGACGGCATGGATCCGCAGTACAACTTCACCGGAAACGTGGCTTACAGCTACGCCCCGTCGCGGGTGATCGCCTTCGGCCTCGATTTGAACTTTTAA
- a CDS encoding RagB/SusD family nutrient uptake outer membrane protein, whose product MKKIFYSIISFVTLTMGSCSQSMLEFSPTDSGSAEELLKAASTAITSVNGVYRSMWTAGWSTTGNTHQCFGIAAYNLALDVMADDLIMQSQGNGWFWHDHTYNMKSNYTSSIFRSYDVWYANYRWISNVNYIIDAAPAMEGSQADVAYVVGQAYAIRALCYLNLATWFSRAPYDPMNGRQRWTEACVPVYTTGTSIDTGGQPRATLQQVYGLIDEDIDKAIGYLETGRESSLSTGNKSHITLYVALGIKSRACLVEGDWDGAYAAAKRVIDEGGYAVGTKSDLMGGMNSLNSSNVMWGAGIQVADQAGGYASFFAHMDNQDGQYAKSAAKVINKQLYNRMNPTDVRRDWWDPNDKDAPYVGRKFAFSNVASWLGDYIYMRVEEMYFTAAEAALRSENLPNNVQVARDLMNTVMAERDTRYNANNRSGLNLGATTTTWTGSLLEDILIQRRIELWGEYGRLFDVRRLGQGIDRRADDGFSEECLSGMSRRNVDLTKADTYDWVMTIPQDEINANPNINEEDQNP is encoded by the coding sequence ATGAAAAAAATATTTTATAGCATTATTTCGTTCGTGACGCTGACGATGGGTTCGTGCAGCCAGTCGATGCTCGAATTCTCCCCGACCGACTCGGGATCGGCCGAGGAGTTGCTCAAGGCGGCTTCGACGGCCATCACTTCGGTCAACGGCGTTTACCGCTCGATGTGGACGGCCGGATGGTCTACGACGGGCAATACCCACCAGTGTTTCGGCATCGCAGCCTACAACCTGGCGCTCGACGTCATGGCCGACGACCTGATCATGCAGTCGCAGGGCAACGGCTGGTTCTGGCACGACCATACCTACAACATGAAGTCCAACTACACCAGTTCGATCTTCCGTTCCTACGACGTATGGTACGCCAATTACAGGTGGATATCCAATGTCAACTACATCATCGACGCAGCCCCGGCGATGGAGGGCAGCCAGGCCGACGTGGCCTATGTCGTGGGACAGGCCTACGCCATCCGCGCACTCTGCTACCTGAACCTGGCGACCTGGTTCTCACGTGCGCCTTACGACCCGATGAACGGCCGCCAGCGCTGGACGGAAGCCTGCGTACCGGTCTACACCACGGGCACTTCGATCGACACCGGCGGACAGCCGCGCGCTACGCTGCAACAGGTCTACGGCCTCATCGACGAGGATATCGACAAGGCGATCGGCTACCTCGAAACCGGCAGGGAGAGCTCGCTGTCGACGGGCAACAAATCGCACATCACCCTCTACGTGGCGCTGGGCATCAAGTCGCGCGCCTGCCTGGTGGAAGGCGACTGGGACGGAGCCTATGCAGCCGCAAAGCGCGTGATCGACGAAGGCGGCTATGCGGTCGGCACCAAGAGCGACCTGATGGGCGGCATGAACTCGCTCAACAGCTCCAACGTCATGTGGGGAGCGGGCATCCAGGTGGCAGACCAGGCCGGCGGTTATGCCAGTTTCTTCGCCCACATGGACAACCAGGACGGCCAGTATGCGAAATCGGCGGCCAAAGTCATCAACAAACAGCTTTACAACCGCATGAACCCGACCGATGTCCGCCGCGACTGGTGGGATCCCAATGACAAGGACGCCCCCTATGTAGGCAGGAAATTCGCGTTCAGCAACGTCGCGTCGTGGCTGGGTGACTATATCTACATGCGCGTCGAGGAGATGTACTTCACGGCGGCCGAGGCGGCGCTCCGCTCGGAGAACCTGCCGAACAACGTACAGGTCGCCCGCGACCTGATGAACACGGTCATGGCCGAACGCGACACGCGTTACAACGCCAACAACCGCAGCGGGCTGAACCTGGGAGCCACGACCACGACATGGACGGGATCATTACTCGAGGACATCCTCATCCAGCGCCGCATCGAGCTTTGGGGCGAATACGGGCGCCTGTTCGACGTCCGCCGCCTGGGACAGGGCATCGACCGCCGTGCGGACGACGGCTTCTCGGAAGAGTGCCTCTCGGGCATGAGCCGCCGCAACGTCGACCTGACCAAAGCCGACACGTACGACTGGGTGATGACCATCCCGCAGGATGAGATCAACGCCAACCCGAATATCAACGAGGAAGACCAAAACCCGTGA
- the bla gene encoding class A beta-lactamase, whose protein sequence is MKKLLLLCLSVLAASCDTATRQFESRLDEIVSGHKAFVGVAIRTPDGKTVARNDSLLPMMSVFKFPVALAVLDRMQREGTPLTQPISITPDLLLPGTYSPMRDSLPESGGTLTLGQLLRYTVSESDNIACDILLREAGGPEAVEAYVRSLGIGGICIAASEEEMHRGIGNQRVNKARPSSVCTLFDLFLQGRLLKGEYNALLQRLLCEATTGTNKLKAGLPAGTVIGHKTGSSDRTAEGIRIADNDAGYVLLPDGCRYCIAVFVTESEENDAANAAIAAAVSRAAYEYFSSE, encoded by the coding sequence ATGAAAAAACTCCTGCTCCTATGCCTGTCGGTTCTCGCAGCGTCTTGCGATACGGCGACACGACAATTCGAATCCCGGCTGGATGAAATCGTGTCGGGGCACAAAGCCTTCGTCGGGGTCGCAATCCGCACTCCCGACGGGAAGACAGTCGCGCGAAACGACTCCCTGCTGCCGATGATGAGCGTCTTCAAATTCCCCGTGGCGCTGGCCGTACTCGACCGCATGCAGCGCGAAGGCACACCGCTCACGCAGCCGATCAGCATCACGCCCGACCTGCTCCTACCCGGCACATACAGCCCGATGCGCGATTCATTGCCCGAAAGTGGAGGCACGCTGACGCTCGGACAGCTGCTCCGCTACACGGTGTCGGAGAGCGACAATATCGCCTGCGACATCCTGCTACGGGAAGCAGGCGGCCCCGAAGCCGTAGAGGCCTACGTCCGTTCGCTGGGGATCGGCGGCATCTGCATCGCCGCCAGCGAGGAGGAAATGCACCGCGGCATCGGGAACCAGCGGGTCAACAAGGCACGCCCTTCGTCCGTCTGTACACTGTTCGACCTGTTCCTGCAGGGCAGGCTGCTCAAAGGGGAGTACAACGCTCTCCTGCAACGGTTGTTGTGCGAGGCAACGACGGGAACGAACAAACTGAAAGCCGGGCTGCCAGCCGGAACCGTGATCGGACACAAGACCGGCTCATCCGACCGCACGGCCGAAGGCATCCGCATTGCGGACAACGATGCCGGCTATGTGCTCCTGCCCGACGGATGCCGCTACTGCATCGCCGTATTCGTCACCGAATCGGAAGAAAACGACGCCGCAAATGCTGCCATCGCCGCTGCGGTCTCCAGGGCGGCATACGAATATTTCAGCTCGGAATGA